In Musa acuminata AAA Group cultivar baxijiao chromosome BXJ2-3, Cavendish_Baxijiao_AAA, whole genome shotgun sequence, the following proteins share a genomic window:
- the LOC135608402 gene encoding actin-related protein 9-like — MDYYKSVVPSQLINERGANLVVINPGSANVRIGFANQQVPFNIPHCIARHVKGSDNRLTGSVQDQVLNLQAIPSQQLEREKAYDTIASFLKIPFLDEEVESNSFPRKMGPVDGYASHQSRSETSYSWTNVMEKKPNRSLAVDTSQITLSERAEDKDAECEPSNSKADDDGESPPEEFMFKEFICGEEALKISSVEPYCLSHPIRRGHFNVSQHYPLQQVLEDLHDIWNWILTEKLHLPSGERNLYSAILVLPETFDNREIKEMLSVVLRDLKFSLAVVHQEGLAATFGNGLSTACVVNIGAQVTSVICIEDGVALPSTVLTLPYGGEDISRCLLWLQRYHQTWPPIQTNPLVKPIDMFMLNKIKESYCQIREGEYDAVAIVHSFDEVRPVGSHKTRLSALNVPPMGLFYPALLVPEEYPQPPRPWFHDCEDMLEDTWHMEFSRRPDMSDGLYLGVNSGLNMWDNYSMLPSRPKKDDKLGLAEAITSSILSTGRLDLKRKLFCSIQLIGGVSLTAGLVGAVEERVLHAIPSNEAIDTVEVLQSRTNPLFVSWKGGAILGILDFSRDAWIHREDWIRNGIHIGSGRKYKDSYFLQAQAMCYINS, encoded by the exons ATG GATTACTACAAGAGCGTGGTTCCTTCCCAGCTGATCAACGAGCGCGGTGCCAATCTCGTCGTCATCAATCCAG GATCTGCAAATGTTAGAATAGGCTTTGCTAATCAACAAGTACCATTCAACATTCCTCACTGTATAGCACGGCATGTGAAGGGTTCCGACAACAGACTGACGGGAAGTGTGCAGGATCAG GTGCTTAACTTGCAAGCAATTCCATCCCAACAATTGGAGCGTGAGAAGGCGTATGACACT ATTGCATCATTTTTGAAGATCCCATTTCTGGATGAAGAGGTGGAAAGCAACTCATTTCCTCGTAAG ATGGGACCAGTTGACGGCTATGCTTCACACCAAAGCAGAAGTGAAACTTCATATAGTTGGACAAATGTGATGGAGAAAAAGCCAAACCGATCTTTGGCAGTTGATACTTCTCAAATCACACTTTCTG AAAGAGCAGAGGACAAGGATGCTGAATGTGAACCCTCAAATTCTAAAGCTGATGATGATGGAGAGTCCCCTCCCGAAGAGTTTATGTTCAAGGAGTTCATATGTGGGGAAGAAGCCCTGAAAATTTCTTCTGTGGAGCCATATTGTTTAAGTCATCCTATAAGACGTGGCCATTTTAATGTTTCACAGCATTATCCTTTACAGCAG GTCTTGGAAGATTTACATGATATTTGGAATTGGATATTAACCGAAAAACTTCATCTTCCTTCAGGAGAGAGAAACTTATACTCTGCCATTCTTGTTTTGCCAGAAACATTTGACAACCGTG AAATCAAAGAAATGCTGTCTGTTGTTCTGCGTGACCTAAAGTTTAGCTTGGCAGTGGTACATCAG GAAGGTCTAGCTGCAACCTTTGGGAATGGATTATCTACGGCTTGTGTTGTTAACATTGGTGCTCAAGTAACATCAGTAATTTGCATCGAG GATGGTGTAGCTTTGCCTTCTACAGTTCTCACGTTGCCTTATGGTGGAGAG GATATCTCGAGATGCCTCTTGTGGTTACAGCGTTACCATCAGACTTGGCCACCTATTCAAACTAATCCACTGGTGAAGCCTATTGACATGTTTATGCTTAACAAAATAAAGGAATCTTACTGTCAGATTAGA gaaGGAGAATATGATGCTGTGGCCATAGTTCATTCATTTGATGAAGTTAGACCTGTTGGCTCACATAAGACAAGGCTATCTGCCCTTAAT GTTCCTCCTATGGGTCTTTTCTATCCTGCACTTCTTGTTCCTGAAGAATATCCACAGCCTCCCCGCCCATG GTTTCATGACTGTGAGGACATGCTGGAAGATACATGGCATATGGAATTCTCAAGGAGACCTGACATGTCAGATGGTCTTTATCTGGGTGTTAACAGTGGATTAAACATGTGGGATAATTACTCCATGCTTCCATCTAGACCTAAAAAGGATGATAAACTTGGCCTTGCTGAAGCAATTACTAGTAGTATACTTTCAACAG GACGACTGGACCTTAAGAGGAAGCTGTTTTGCAGCATACAGCTG ATAGGTGGAGTATCTTTGACAGCTGGTCTTGTGGGAGCAGTTGAAGAGAG GGTTTTGCATGCTATTCCTTCAAATGAAGCAATTGACACTGTGGAG GTGCTGCAATCAAGAACCAACCCATTGTTTGTGTCATGGAAAGGGGGTGCG ATTCTTGGTATCCTGGATTTTAGTCGTGATGCTTGGATACATAGAGAGGACTGGATAAGAAATGGGATTCACATAGGAAGTGGCAGAAAATACAAGGATTCATATTTTCTTCAGGCACAGGCAATGTGCTATATTAATTCTTAA